The stretch of DNA GATATGCATAGAGCTCCAGAATCATCCTGTTGCCAATATATTTCCACCATAAGGCCCCTGGGATTTTGTGTCGTTTCAGTCCCCGGAATACCAATATACCTCGCCCCTATGGGTACCTGCATGAACGTATATAGACTTAAGAATTCATATATTATGGGTATTAGTTGGGTGAATCAATGACTCGGGGAAATTTTTTAGTACCAAAAGAGATGCTCCTGAAAGTAGTGTGAGGGTGGCCAAGCTTTCTTCGGCAGAAGCATTTTCCAACTCTGCTTGTTTTGCTATGTTAAGGAAAACTTCTTCGAGGGTCGTGAGGCCAAGTTGGATGTCAGATATGCCAAATTCCTTCTCTCTATCTTGGAGTTCTGCAAAGAAGATCTGTGTAGGAATAGAAAATGAGTATTCTTAGTGTTACATTTGAGCTCATGATCCAAAGATGTAGCTCTCCCACATCAGCAATCTCTTCCCCCCCTATTTATGGACAAGAATGTTCATTTAAGGGAgacaaaaataagatttttagaTATTCAATTGCAGGTAAGATCAATTTTTAGATATCCACCCAATACACAAACAAAGTTCCTCCTTTTTCCACGCTGACAATTTACACTACACCCATTTCCGGAATGATTCAAATATAGTAGTTGATAAACTGAGTCGATTACCCTCAATAGCTTCTCTTTTTCATGTGGAATGACAAAGGTCATAAAAGACTTATTCTCCTCGTTGGGTAAGACACCCAATCGCTGCAAAAAGAGCAAAATGATAATCAATAAGTTTTATAATAGGTTGCAAAATATAGTAGTTAATCAACTTAAATGTGACTTACAGATTCAAAGAACTGTTTTACAGCTGTGTGCTGAGGTGTTGTAGTTACAGTATCTCTGTTCGGAGCTCCATAAACATCAACAGAAAAGCTTACGTTAGCTATAAAACCTGTCCCAAATCGTGACTTCAACCTTATCGAGGTTCCAATGCACCGAAGTTTGCCCTTTGCCATAATTCCAATTCTATCACTTAAAATGTCAGCCTCTTCCATAGAATGGGTAGTCAGTACAATTGCTCGCCCCTTTTTAGTCTCTTCAATGACGTCCCAGACATGTCTTCGAGTTACAGGATCCATACCAGTGGTCTTTGAATTCAAAAATTACCACAATGAAAAATTTAGGGCCAAAGaactcatttaaaaaaataacaaatgaaATTTTTAACTGGCTCACCGGTTCATCCAAAACAACCAATTTTGGGTTGCCAATTAAAGCAATCGCAACACTGAGCCGACGTCGCATTCCCCCACTATAGCTACTTGCTCTCATTTTGGCAGCCTCCGTGAGTTTAACTTGCGCCAATAATTTCTGCACCTCCTGATATTAAGACAAAAAAATTCTTTCATTTTCAGGGGTAAAAAGGTCATGATTTCAAGCAATGGCAATTGGTCGACACCATATGCAGACTGACTAATGCAGTAAAAAAATCCAACTCAagaaaaattaagtaaaattaaATGGATACTAGTTGATAACAACTTTAGGTATGAATAGTACATACCGACTCAATTGAAGCAGGGAGTAGACCTTTGATGCTGGCAAACAAATAGAGGTGCTCTTGGCCAGACAATGCATCCCAAAGAACATCAAACTGTTGCATTACCACCCTTTAAAAATTCACAGGCCAGTAAAAGTATAACTGTGAAGCCAAATAGTTGACTTATCATTTTTGTCTATCTAAGCTTATGGAACATTTACAAGGTTCGACGCACCACTGGTTTAACCAAACTAgagttgaatatatatatataagaatctAAATTTTGCAGAGAAAAGTACAATAATACCAAGCATAATAAGAAGGATAAATGTGAAACTAAGTAGCCATAGTTTTGTGAACAGAAATCAATGGCATAATGGAAAACCTCAAATGTAATGGTCTGAACTTTTAATATTTACCCCATGAGGTATTCTTTTCTTAAAGTGAGAAAGCCAAGTATGCAACATtgctcaaaataaaaatattcaccTGTGGACAGACTCCTATCATCCTGCGAATATTCAACATCCCAGTTGAGGTTCGAATAGAATTTCCATAAATTAAGGCTGTTAATGTCATGTAACAATCAGAAGACTCATCACATAACCAAAACAGTTGCAAAGCAATTGATCTCAACAGATATGAGCCCTCACCATCTCCACCAGTCACTGGTGTAATTCCAGTCAAACAATTGATAGCAGTAGTTTTCCCAGCTCCATTGGGTCCCAGAAGGCAAAATAACTGATCCTTGGGAAAGTTCAGCCACACACCCTGCAGACACATAATCCACCCATCATGTCCTTCAGTGTGCAGTTTATCTTGTATCTCAAGAAAGCTAAATGAGATATAcacaaaatgaataaataaattacgcAACAATGATATTTCCCAACTTAAACAACTAGTCTACGGTTGAGATCCAAGAGTTGCTAGTACAATGCCCAGAACATCTAATTTAAAGTCTATTTCTCATGCCTATATCGTCATGTTAATTATAACTTactaattattgtttttttcgtTACTAAGCCCACGAGAAGCAATTATATTCAGTCAGCTAAAACACACCCCTTGGTCATGATGCACATGCCTTGCCCCAAAGGCTAAGGACATACCTGAGGTGGAGATTTTTTGAATCCAAGATAATAATGcatcatagtattcattgaatCTTTGCTAGTAGAGtattgaatttttgttttataattgtTCAATAGTTTGTAATGTATATATAGGGTGACATATTATGCAATTTCATATAACTCAAATCCAGAGTATCACACCTTAGAACATCTGCTTCAACAAGGCATGTGCTTTACCTCGTGCTTTGGCTTCCATGCTAACCTAAAGCCTTGTACCATTAATAACTATGATATACTCACAATATCTCTGCATGTACACGAGTAAAATTTTATGCTAACATATGAACCATACTCTCTACTGTTCAACTCGATGATGTTCAACTAAAccaagaataattatttattactcAGACTCAAGACCTTGTAAGTTGGAACCTTCGGTACTAACTAAGAGATCCTTCCTCTGTGGAGCAAAAACAGGCTTACAaacacattaaaattttaagtttaccTTGAGAGCATGGTAAGGTGAGGTTCTCTTGCATTTGCAGCAGCCAATTTTTGTAGATCCAGCATAAATTTTCACAAGACCGCGCATTTGAACAGCAACATCTGAATCAATAACTCCTTCTGAGGCTTGCTGTTTTACTCTTCTTTCCTCTTCTAACACATCTTCATCATCCGGAGCTATATTCTCCAAGGGTGGAATAGAATTTGAACAACTGCAAATGCCTCCCTCTTAAATGGAAGAGGAGTGACTGAAGTATTAACAATCACTTTTACCAAAGAAgaaacatatttaatataagaaaatcattttattGAATACCTTCCACCTTGTTTCCACCTTTTCCAGTCCAGTACCAAGGATTCAAAAAGTAGAGCACCGATTTTCTTACTCCAGATGCATTTGGGAAAATATTGTCAAAGTAGATGGCGAGAATGAACCAAACAATGGATGTAGAGACAAGCCATAAGTAAATTTCATTCTGGCagtgaaagaaaaaataaagtaaaaagaTTGACAGAGAGATCATAGGACATGgcttaaaatttagaaaattaataAAGTGAACATGACATGGACTAAAACTATTTGACATGGCATGCAGAGAAATGATAAAATTAAAGATGTGCCAAGTGGATGTACCATTGTTATGACACAATCTGTATCATTGGGTGCACAACTTGTCCTCCCCTTCCAACTGACACCTGGATCTTGAGGAGTTTCAGTTGCACCAGAAAGCAAGTTCAGACCCTCAGCAAGAAGATTAGGAGGAAATAACGACCACACAGTTTGGTACGTCTTAGAAAAGGTATCACTGTATGGAAATCCAAAGGTTGTGACTATCTGAAAGAATCAATAAGGATTTGTCATACCGTGTCATTCAGTCGGATATTTGTTGGATATATTTTGAGCAAAATTGCAAACCTGAGTGATTAAGCCAATAATAAAGATGAAGTAACCCAAGGTAGTGGCTGATGAAGACTTGCTAATAAAGGCAGACAACATAAAGGCAAATGCAGTCTGCAGAAGAAGCAGCGAAAATTCCAACCATCACATTTTTCATCAGTTTCTCGCTATAAGATACATTAATATATGTATCTTGTTAAATTTAGATGGGCTCAGAGATCTACCATATTCAATTGAAAAAGCAAAAACAAGAGGAACACAACTGCGAAATTGTTGTgcagaaaa from Primulina huaijiensis isolate GDHJ02 unplaced genomic scaffold, ASM1229523v2 scaffold40625, whole genome shotgun sequence encodes:
- the LOC140969305 gene encoding ABC transporter A family member 2-like, which produces MAMELQRGFPLLTQQYKSLLFKNLLLSWRNKRSTFLQLFSSLFFISLIFFIQKAVESRYASSSSFKDVRDPKPLVAPPIPPCEDKFYTKWPCYDFVWSGSDSARIGEIVRKIRLNNPGRPIPENKVKDFRTPSDVDNWLASNPMLCSGALHFVDRSATVISYGIQTNSTPLARRGIFEDPTLKFQIPLQLAAEREIARLLIGDPSFSWVVNIKEFAHPALETFSAVQRAGPTFFLAIAMFAFVFQVSALITEKELKLRQAMTMMGLYDTAYWLSWLTWEGIVSFISSLLTVLFGMMFQFDFFLHNNFAVVFLLFLLFQLNMTAFAFMLSAFISKSSSATTLGYFIFIIGLITQIVTTFGFPYSDTFSKTYQTVWSLFPPNLLAEGLNLLSGATETPQDPGVSWKGRTSCAPNDTDCVITMNEIYLWLVSTSIVWFILAIYFDNIFPNASGVRKSVLYFLNPWYWTGKGGNKVEEGGICSCSNSIPPLENIAPDDEDVLEEERRVKQQASEGVIDSDVAVQMRGLVKIYAGSTKIGCCKCKRTSPYHALKGVWLNFPKDQLFCLLGPNGAGKTTAINCLTGITPVTGGDALIYGNSIRTSTGMLNIRRMIGVCPQFDVLWDALSGQEHLYLFASIKGLLPASIESEVQKLLAQVKLTEAAKMRASSYSGGMRRRLSVAIALIGNPKLVVLDEPTTGMDPVTRRHVWDVIEETKKGRAIVLTTHSMEEADILSDRIGIMAKGKLRCIGTSIRLKSRFGTGFIANVSFSVDVYGAPNRDTVTTTPQHTAVKQFFESRLGVLPNEENKSFMTFVIPHEKEKLLRIFFAELQDREKEFGISDIQLGLTTLEEVFLNIAKQAELENASAEESLATLTLLSGASLLVPIGARYIGIPGTETTQNPRGLMVEIYWQQDDSGALCISGHSEEFQIPPHIQLSSDSIPSSRRNILHRRRKVRGIVIDPTQIRDSDLQ